The Urocitellus parryii isolate mUroPar1 chromosome 6, mUroPar1.hap1, whole genome shotgun sequence genome includes a window with the following:
- the Pclaf gene encoding PCNA-associated factor isoform X2 — protein sequence MVRTKADSVPGTYRKVVASRAPRKILGSSSSATNSTSLSSRKEHVLCNLTTQMMKKNRTYSSLNNVSCLLWYFRV from the exons ATGGTGCGAACTAAAGCAGACAGCGTCCCAGGCACCTACAGAAAAG TGGTGGCTTCTCGAGCCCCAAGAAAGATCCTTGGTTCCTCCTCCTCTGCTACTAATTCTACATCGCTTTCATCAAGGAAAG AGCATGTCCTTTGCAACCTGACCACACAGATGATGAAAAAGaatagaacttattcatctttgAATAATGTCTCCTGTTTACTCTGGTATTTTAGGGTATAA
- the Pclaf gene encoding PCNA-associated factor isoform X1: MVRTKADSVPGTYRKVVASRAPRKILGSSSSATNSTSLSSRKAENKYAGGNPVCVRPTPKWQKGIGEFFRLSPKDSEKENRIPEEPGSSGLGKAKRKACPLQPDHTDDEKE, encoded by the exons ATGGTGCGAACTAAAGCAGACAGCGTCCCAGGCACCTACAGAAAAG TGGTGGCTTCTCGAGCCCCAAGAAAGATCCTTGGTTCCTCCTCCTCTGCTACTAATTCTACATCGCTTTCATCAAGGAAAG CTGAAAATAAGTATGCAGGAGGAAATCCAGTTTGTGTACGTCCAACTCCCAAGTGGCAGAAAGGAATTGGAGAATTCTTTAGGCTGTCCCCTAAAGATTCTGAAAAGGAGAATCGGATTCCTGAAGAGCCAGGAAGCAGTGGCttaggaaaagcaaagagaaa AGCATGTCCTTTGCAACCTGACCACACAGATGATGAAAAAGaatag